In a single window of the Acipenser ruthenus chromosome 42, fAciRut3.2 maternal haplotype, whole genome shotgun sequence genome:
- the LOC117400934 gene encoding uncharacterized protein LOC117400934 produces the protein MDACTGLEGQPHPRLQYGTVPGRYYYHEPNYLTDLSDCRPEREPDRALGYWTIPGSRTGQVLQDYTNWRAAMAPSEPFNLDLQLGAHWELERREGREPIVREEWAEGQRARKARERRRGESWALRAESRSPSRLKRGLQPSWDQNFSYQGPRHWRYSHTLPRKKSLDPPSGTQLEREERWLCNPALQDPGLTRSRKELPGMLREEEGGTATQLTTRFPGTLSFEKTRQQESREELKENQPEKRMFSQPPTYVPPPPYSAPHRTARVPNPRPEPSQLNISTAADRKAYSEWVLPCRNSPGEWRKEGREKGMEKKKKRLDPEIWPQMLGYGTWGGSTALSKQRPHLGREGPIDRELSGSPQKRFEGGELTAIPDSRRKKSRARETVFCLVSRPGSEAGGPGQPSEVMRSFPLPKSVTKAGQNSTERVRGRPASEGWEESSRNYRDRESSTRLPHKESHSQTMNREISGYSKPQAGRDRSQNAARHWSHSHWEEGERGSRRRESLQRAASEPREGYANYQTLPRVRGPRAKDRDRGRGNTSQNREALDTFEISSKTLALSGQRGLSGFPRWKETNQLGNPRIVHPKGETGSCGPTEDTGKLREERGEAQKDSSDNGVLVIDATCVIVTAEFIFPPKKEHVQYLYLASTDNSELPDMDLIPSNSNTDNIETGLQSLESLESKQQITETLSPCQRLLLNSRRSQHTPPASETLSGCYETQEAHNLETMDQVAIPSPVPANETLEERTRRILGILQEKSRLELEGALCRWEEEGETLGSVTEYDSPRSDNEEQEAQEQEEVEVWERDGERDASGGRDAGERNGEASPLGCCEPEKDEQKRGGGESVLPATGDVVETEEANPLGEELEVQPHRAEEISEPLHGVPAFQEFENWQERPGSPKGTEEHTVPDGETTDKPPSPAEIPTLPDALPQLDDIHFETEPVESSPDNTDGIQHASIEASPQQEITEGEIPSPEYCQYPPPPPPPPLPKDVASNSWTLWDAVNRIRKHTAPDSESEDEEVVEVWDRDGEADTSVGREAGEKSGEVVHLGGREPGEDEWGRLEGGEEDAFSCSSSDSHTSRDTVIIRGTTMSEEEEQGESDTGSDAGELGLGESEGFEIDGDDDSDAELRPIKEEMEGELGGNGWLGNDVQELEGSGVFRSDFWSDGELGSTEEALGGGMQFRNGELGQTEGGLGGNGWLGNDVEEQGDIQWGQGASDARSDGELEPTEKALEGGSELVIDCGSPGELGATEGCLGGNGWLEGHGKELVSIQCGLGGSDTGSDDGEVGGIAGSDTGNDRELGRSGSDEGEVGWTGRGEVEEPIQERLGGSGDGELGPTERVHGGSGGFQRDTGSEWKLVTIEEEQEGDEEQEVNPCIEEILRELRETERELFGTE, from the exons ATGGATGCCTGCACAGGGCTGGAGGGGCAGCCGCACCCCCGACTCCAATATGGGACGGTCCCGGGGAGATACTA cTACCATGAGCCAAACTATCTGACCGACCTGTCTGACTGTCGACCCGAGAGAGAGCCAGATAGAGCCCTTGGCTACTGGACCATCCCTGGTTCCAGAACCGGACAGGTCCTCCAGGATTACACCAACTGGAGGGCTGCCATGGCCCCCTCTGAGCCCTTCAATCTGGATCTGCAGCTGGGGGCGCACTGGGAATTGGAGAGGAGGGAGGGTAGGGAGCCGATTGTCCGTGAGGAGTGGGCAGAGGGGCAGAGGGCTAGGAAggcgagagagagaaggaggggcgAGAGTTGGGCGCTGAGAGCTGAATCACGCAGTCCATCCCGCTTGAAGAGAGGGCTGCAACCATCCTGGGACCAGAACTTCAGTTATCAAGGTCCACGGCACTGGCGGTACAGTCATACCCTACCCAGAAAGAAGTCCCTGGATCCCCCTTCAGGAACTCAGCTGGAGAGGGAGGAACGGTGGCTCTGTAACCCTGCTTTACAAGACCCTGGCCTTACCAGGTCCAGGAAGGAGTTGCCGGGAATGTTGAGAGAGGAGGAGGGTGGCACTGCTACCCAGCTTACTACCCGCTTTCCCGGGACACTCAGTTTTGAGAAGACAAGGCAGCAGGAGAGCAGGGAGGAATTGAAGGAAAACCAACCAGAAAAGAGGATGTTTAGCCAGCCCCCGACTTATGTGCCTCCCCCTCCCTATAGCGCCCCCCACAGGACTGCAAGAGTCCCGAACCCCAGACCAGAGCCCTCCCAACTCAACATCAGCACAGCAGCGGACAGGAAAGCCTACTCAGAATGGGTTTTGCCTTGCAGGAACTCTCCTGGGGAATGGAgaaaagaggggagagagaaggggatggagaaaaagaagaaaaggctGGATCCTGAGATCTGGCCTCAAATGCTTGGCTATGGGACGTGGGGCGGCTCCACTGCACTCTCCAAGCAGAGGCCCCATTTAGGGAGAGAGGGCCCGATCGATCGTGAGCTGTCTGGATCCCCACAGAAGAGATTTGAGGGAGGAGAGCTGACAGCCATCCCGGATAGCAGGAGGAAGAAAAGCAGAGCCAGGGAGACTGTCTTTTGTTTGGTTTCCCGGCCAGGGAGTGAGGCGGGAGGGCCAGGCCAGCCCTCAGAGGTCATGAGATCCTTTCCCCTGCCCAAGAGCGTCACCAAGGCAGGACAAAACAGCACTGAAAGGGTTAGAGGGAGACCGGCGAGTGAGGGGTGGGAGGAGAGCAGTAGGAACTACAGAGACAGGGAGAGTAGCACTCGCTTGCCCCACAAAGAGTCCCACTCCCAGACAATGAACCGGGAGATCAGTGGCTACTCAAAGCCCCAGGCTGGACGGGACAGATCCCAGAATGCTGCGAGGCATTGGTCCCACAGCCACTGGGAGGAAGGAGAGCGGGGAAGTCGTAGAAGGGAATCACTACAAAGGGCTGCCAGTGAGCCGAGAGAAGGCTATGCCAACTACCAGACTCTGCCCAGGGTACGGGGGCCAAGAGCCAAGGACCGGGACAGAGGCAGGGGCAACACCAGCCAAAACAGAGAGGCTTTGGACACCTTTGAAATTTCAAGCAAGACCTTAGCCCTGAGTGGGCAGAGAGGTTTGTCAGGTTTTCCTCGCTGGAAGGAGACAAATCAACTTGGGAATCCCAGGATCGTTCATCCAAAAGGGGAGACTGGAAGCTGCGGCCCTACGGAAGACACAGGGAAACtgagggaagagaggggagaggctcAAAAGGACAGCAGCGACAATGGGGTTTTGGTAATAGACGCTACCTGTGTTATCGTTACAGCTGAGTTTATCTTCCCACCAAAGAAAGAGCATGTTCAATACCTGTACCTGGCTAGCACAGATAATTCTGAACTACCAGATATGGATCTGATTCCTTCAAACAGTAACACAGATAACATAGAGACTGGACTGCAGAGCCTGGAGTCCTTGGAGAGCAAACAACAGATTACTGAGACCCTTTCTCCCTGTCAGAGGCTGCTCCTCAACAGCAGACGGAGTCAACACACCCCACCTGCTTCGGAAACTCTTTCTGGATGCTACGAAACTCAGGAAGCCCATAACTTAGAAACAATGGATCAAGTGGCTATCCCATCCCCTGTACCTGCCAATGAAACCCTGGAGGAGAGAACCAGGAGGATTTTAGGGATCCTCCAAGAAAAAAGCCGATTGGAACTCGAGGGTGCCCTGTGTCGCTGGGAGGAGGAAGGAGAAACTTTGGGAAGCGTGACAGAATATGACAGCCCGAGATCAGATAACGAAGAGCAAGAGGCCCAGGAACAGGAGGAGGTAGAGGTTTgggagagggatggagagagagatgCCTCTGGAGGTAGGGATGCTGGGGAGAGGAATGGGGAGGCTTCCCCTCTTGGATGCTGTGAACCTGAGAAGGATGAACAGAAAAGAGGAGGTGGAGAGTCTGTCCTTCCTGCTACAGGGGACGTGGTGGAGACAGAAGAAGCAAACCCATTGGGGGAAGAGCTTGAGGTTCAACCGCACAGGGCAGAGGAAATCAGTGAACCCCTACATGGGGTGCCAGCTTTCCAGGAGTTTGAGAACTGGCAAGAGAGGCCAGGGAGTCCCAAGGGAACAGAGGAACACACTGTTCCTGACGGAGAGACCACTGACAAGCCCCCCAGTCCAGCAGAGATCCCCACATTGCCTGATGCCCTCCCCCAACTGGATGACATACATTTTGAAACCGAACCTGTGGAGTCATCCCCTGATAACACTGATGGCATCCAGCATGCCTCCATAGAGGCTAGCCCCCAACAGGAGATTACAGAAGGAGAAATTCCTTCTCCAGAGTATTGTCagtatcctcctcctcctcctcctcctcctcttcccaaAGACGTTGCTTCAAATTCATGGACCCTTTGGGATGCGGTCAACCGAATCCGCAAACACACCGCCCCCGATTCTGAAAGCGAGGAtgaggaggtggtggaggtgtGGGATAGGGATGGGGAGGCAGATACCTCAGTAGGGAGGGAAGCTGGGGAGAAGAGTGGGGAGGTGGTCCATCTTGGGGGAAGGGAACCTGGGGAGGATGAATGGGGAAGACTAGAAGGTGGGGAAGAGGATGCATTCTCCTGCAGCAGCTCAGACAGCCACACCTCCCGGGATACAGTGATTATACGAGGCACCACCATGTCTGaagaggaggagcagggagagagtgaCACTGGGAGTGATGCTGGGGAGCTGGGGCTGGGAGAGAGTGAGGGATTTGAGATTGATGGAGATGATGACAGTGATGCTGAGCTAAGACCCATTAAGGAGGAGATGGAAGGGGAGTTGGGAGGGAATGGGTGGTTAGGGAATGATGTGCAGGAATTAGAAGGGAGTGGGGTTTTTAGGAGTGATTTTTGGAGTGATGGGGAGTTGGGGTCCACTGAAGAGGCACTGGGTGGGGGTATGCAATTTAGAAATGGAGAGCTGGGGCAAACTGAGGGGGGGCTGGGAGGGAATGGGTGGTTAGGGAATGACGTTGAGGAACAGGGGGACATTCAGTGGGGACAGGGAGCTAGCGACGCTCGGAGTGATGGGGAGTTGGAGCCCACTGAAAAGGCACTGGAAGGGGGTAGTGAACTTGTAATAGACTGTGGGAGTCCTGGAGAGTTGGGGGCAACTGAGGGGTGTCTGGGAGGGAATGGGTGGTTAGAGGGTCATGGTAAGGAACTGGTATCCATTCAGTGTGGACTGGGAGGGAGTGACACTGGGAGCGATGATGGAGAAGTGGGAGGAATTGCAGGCAGTGACACTGGGAATGATAGGGAATTGGGAAGGAGTGGGAGTGATGAAGGGGAGGTGGGGTGGACAGGGAGAGGGGAGGTTGAAGAACCCATTCAGGAGCGACTAGGAGGGAGTGGGGATGGGGAGTTGGGGCCCACTGAGCGGGTACATGGAGGGAGTGGGGGTTTTCAACGTGACACTGGGAGCGAATGGAAATTGGTCACTATTGAGGAAGAACAGGAAGGGGATGAGGAACAGGAAGTGAACCCCTGTATCGAGGAAATCCTGCGTGAGCtgagagagacggagagggagcTGTTCGGAACTGAATAG